From a region of the Odontesthes bonariensis isolate fOdoBon6 chromosome 4, fOdoBon6.hap1, whole genome shotgun sequence genome:
- the LOC142379083 gene encoding aspartate aminotransferase, cytoplasmic-like isoform X1: MSLFSEVPQAPPVAVFKLSADFREDSHPQKVNLGVGAYRTDDSQPWVLPVVKKVERMIVEDHSLNHEYLPILGLPEFRSAASKVALGDDSTAITEHRVGGVQALGGTGALRIGAEFLRRWYNGVNNTATPVYVSAPTWENHNSVFADAGFKDIRPYHYWDAAKRGLDFTGFVDDLEKAPEHSIFVLHACAHNPTGTDPTPEEWKRISEIMKRRQLFVFFDSAYQGFASGSLEKDAWAIRFFVSEGFELFIAQSFSKNFGLYNERVGNLTVVAKDTENLTRILSQMEKIVRTTWSNPPSQGARIVSNTLNSPELFAEWKDNVKTMADRVLLMRDELKSKLEALGTPGTWDHITQQIGMFSFTGLNPKQVEYMIKEKHVYLMANGRINMCGLTTKNIDYIAQSIHEAITKIQ, from the exons ATGTCGCTGTTCAGCGAGGTCCCGCAGGCCCCCCCTGTAGCCGTCTTCAAACTGAGCGCTGACTTCAGAGAGGACAGCCACCCTCAGAAGGTGAACCTGGGAGTTGGAG CTTACCGTACTGATGACAGTCAGCCATGGGTGCTGCCGGTAGTTAAGAAGGTGGAGCGGATGATTGTGGAGGACCATAGCCTGAACCATGAGTACCTGCCCATCCTTGGCCTGCCCGAGTTCCGCTCTGCTGCCTCTAAGGTCGCTCTGGGAGACGACAGTACGGCCATCACGGAACACAGG GTTGGAGGAGTCCAGGCTCTGGGTGGGACAGGGGCGTTGAGGATCGGGGCGGAGTTCTTGCGGCGGTGGTACAATGGCGTCAACAACACTGCCACACCCGTCTACGTCTCAGCCCCCACATGGG AGAATCACAATAGTGTGTTTGCTGATGCCGGCTTCAAGGACATCCGCCCATACCACTACTGGGATGCTGCTAAGCGAGGCCTAGACTTCACTGGCTTTGTGGATGACCTGGAG AAAGCTCCAGAACACtccatctttgtccttcatgccTGTGCACACAACCCCACCGGCACAGACCCCACCCCGGAGGAGTGGAAGCGCATCTCAGAGATCATGAAG cgGAGACAGTTGTTTGTGTTCTTCGACTCGGCTTACCAGGGTTTCGCCTCTGGCAGCCTGGAAAAAGACGCCTGGGCCATCCGTTTCTTTGTCTCGGAGGGCTTTGAGCTCTTTATTGCTCAGTCCTTCTCCAAAAACTTCGGCCTTTATA ATGAGAGAGTGGGGAACCTGACGGTGGTTGCCAAGGACACCGAGAACCTGACCCGCATCCTGTCCCAGATGGAGAAGATTGTGAGGACCACCTGGTCCAACCCACCGTCTCAGGGAGCACGAATCGTCAGCAACACCCTCAACTCCCCTGAGCTGTTTGCAGAATG GAAGGATAACGTGAAGACCATGGCAGACCGGGTCCTGCTGATGAGGGATGAGCTGAAAAGTAAGCTGGAAGCTCTGGGCACACCAGGGACCTGGGACCACATCACTCAGCAGATCGGGATGTTCAGCTTCACTGGCCTGAACC ccaAACAGGTGGAGTACATGATCAAAGAGAAGCACGTGTACCTGATGGCCAACGGTCGCATCAACATGTGCGGTCTGACCACCAAGAACATCGACTATATCGCTCAGTCCATCCACGAGGCCATCACCAAGATCCAGTAG
- the LOC142379083 gene encoding aspartate aminotransferase, cytoplasmic-like isoform X2 — MSLFSEVPQAPPVAVFKLSADFREDSHPQKVNLGVGAYRTDDSQPWVLPVVKKVERMIVEDHSLNHEYLPILGLPEFRSAASKVALGDDSTAITEHRVGGVQALGGTGALRIGAEFLRRWYNGVNNTATPVYVSAPTWENHNSVFADAGFKDIRPYHYWDAAKRGLDFTGFVDDLEKAPEHSIFVLHACAHNPTGTDPTPEEWKRISEIMKRRQLFVFFDSAYQGFASGSLEKDAWAIRFFVSEGFELFIAQSFSKNFGLYNERVGNLTVVAKDTENLTRILSQMEKIVRTTWSNPPSQGARIVSNTLNSPELFAEWKDNVKTMADRVLLMRDELKSKLEALGTPGTWDHITQQIGMFSFTGLNRVERSQKVNNQSTTFTIDVVRWVV, encoded by the exons ATGTCGCTGTTCAGCGAGGTCCCGCAGGCCCCCCCTGTAGCCGTCTTCAAACTGAGCGCTGACTTCAGAGAGGACAGCCACCCTCAGAAGGTGAACCTGGGAGTTGGAG CTTACCGTACTGATGACAGTCAGCCATGGGTGCTGCCGGTAGTTAAGAAGGTGGAGCGGATGATTGTGGAGGACCATAGCCTGAACCATGAGTACCTGCCCATCCTTGGCCTGCCCGAGTTCCGCTCTGCTGCCTCTAAGGTCGCTCTGGGAGACGACAGTACGGCCATCACGGAACACAGG GTTGGAGGAGTCCAGGCTCTGGGTGGGACAGGGGCGTTGAGGATCGGGGCGGAGTTCTTGCGGCGGTGGTACAATGGCGTCAACAACACTGCCACACCCGTCTACGTCTCAGCCCCCACATGGG AGAATCACAATAGTGTGTTTGCTGATGCCGGCTTCAAGGACATCCGCCCATACCACTACTGGGATGCTGCTAAGCGAGGCCTAGACTTCACTGGCTTTGTGGATGACCTGGAG AAAGCTCCAGAACACtccatctttgtccttcatgccTGTGCACACAACCCCACCGGCACAGACCCCACCCCGGAGGAGTGGAAGCGCATCTCAGAGATCATGAAG cgGAGACAGTTGTTTGTGTTCTTCGACTCGGCTTACCAGGGTTTCGCCTCTGGCAGCCTGGAAAAAGACGCCTGGGCCATCCGTTTCTTTGTCTCGGAGGGCTTTGAGCTCTTTATTGCTCAGTCCTTCTCCAAAAACTTCGGCCTTTATA ATGAGAGAGTGGGGAACCTGACGGTGGTTGCCAAGGACACCGAGAACCTGACCCGCATCCTGTCCCAGATGGAGAAGATTGTGAGGACCACCTGGTCCAACCCACCGTCTCAGGGAGCACGAATCGTCAGCAACACCCTCAACTCCCCTGAGCTGTTTGCAGAATG GAAGGATAACGTGAAGACCATGGCAGACCGGGTCCTGCTGATGAGGGATGAGCTGAAAAGTAAGCTGGAAGCTCTGGGCACACCAGGGACCTGGGACCACATCACTCAGCAGATCGGGATGTTCAGCTTCACTGGCCTGAACC gagtggaacggagccagaaggtgaacaaccaatcaacgactttcacgatagacgtcgtgAGATGGGTCGTCTAa